In the Ruminococcus sp. OA3 genome, one interval contains:
- a CDS encoding response regulator transcription factor, translated as MAVILIAEDEKEMQSIIVDFLKRGGHSCIPADDGIDAVTILKHHPVDLVILDIMMPHIDGFAVCRLAREMFDIPIIFLTAKSDEDDKLKGYEYGADDYMTKPFSPKILLAKVNALLRRSKMSDPKDVLMAGEIVLQPVSHTVTVSGEAVGLTHKEYELLLFFIRNKDQVFSREQLLNRIWGYDFEGSTRTVDTHIKTLRQKLGSEGRHIVTLIRSGYKFEV; from the coding sequence ATGGCGGTGATTCTGATCGCGGAAGATGAAAAAGAGATGCAGAGCATTATTGTTGATTTCTTAAAACGGGGCGGTCATTCCTGCATTCCTGCCGATGACGGTATTGATGCGGTCACCATCCTGAAGCATCATCCGGTGGATTTGGTCATCCTGGATATCATGATGCCGCACATCGACGGTTTTGCGGTCTGCCGTCTTGCGCGGGAAATGTTCGATATACCGATTATTTTCCTGACAGCTAAAAGTGACGAGGATGATAAGCTGAAAGGATATGAATACGGTGCGGACGACTATATGACGAAACCTTTCAGTCCCAAAATTCTTCTGGCAAAAGTGAATGCATTACTGCGCCGTTCTAAAATGTCTGACCCAAAAGATGTGCTTATGGCGGGTGAGATTGTACTGCAGCCGGTATCCCACACCGTTACCGTATCCGGAGAAGCTGTCGGATTAACGCATAAAGAGTATGAGCTGCTGCTGTTTTTTATCAGAAATAAAGATCAGGTATTTTCCAGGGAACAGCTGCTGAACCGTATCTGGGGTTATGATTTCGAGGGAAGTACGAGAACTGTCGATACGCATATAAAAACATTGCGTCAAAAGCTTGGAAGTGAGGGACGTCATATTGTTACGCTGATACGCTCCGGCTATAAATTCGAGGTATGA
- a CDS encoding DUF2007 domain-containing protein codes for MERSPVKIFTAQDNLQAEMILNELKDSGIPAYKKDLGNAGILNIYAGNSKYGEDIFVADTDVQQALQILEGMGLV; via the coding sequence ATGGAACGCAGCCCGGTTAAAATATTTACCGCACAGGATAATCTGCAGGCGGAGATGATTTTGAATGAGTTAAAAGACAGCGGAATTCCCGCATACAAGAAGGATTTGGGAAACGCGGGGATTCTGAATATATACGCAGGCAATTCAAAATATGGCGAGGACATTTTTGTGGCGGATACGGATGTTCAGCAGGCGCTCCAAATCTTAGAAGGTATGGGGCTGGTATAG
- a CDS encoding nuclear transport factor 2 family protein, which produces MNLHYSDVEQIKNLLDNYFEAVKHADIESLKTIFSEEAAMYGYLGDVCLSGTPEPFFQDLASKPSMAEQGTDCRYVVTSVHVTGKIATASIAVDNFFGAAYVEDYFHLVKSDDTWKIVCKTFTTL; this is translated from the coding sequence ATGAATTTACATTATTCAGATGTGGAACAAATTAAGAATCTGCTGGACAACTATTTTGAAGCAGTGAAACATGCGGATATCGAAAGCCTCAAAACCATTTTTTCAGAAGAGGCTGCCATGTACGGATATCTGGGAGATGTCTGCTTATCCGGTACTCCCGAGCCATTTTTCCAGGATCTTGCCTCCAAACCATCCATGGCAGAACAGGGGACAGACTGCCGGTATGTCGTTACCTCTGTTCATGTGACAGGTAAGATAGCCACGGCATCCATCGCAGTCGATAATTTTTTTGGTGCAGCATACGTGGAAGACTATTTCCACCTGGTAAAGTCGGATGACACCTGGAAGATCGTATGTAAAACTTTTACGACGTTATAG
- the yfcE gene encoding phosphodiesterase: MKLMIASDIHGSVYYCKEMLEAYEREQADRLLLLGDILYHGPRNDLPKDYAPKQVITMLNDRKQQIFCVRGNCDTEVDQMVLEFPMMADYCIIQVVPRLIYATHGHIHHTGNLPPLQPDDILLHGHTHIPAWETFGNHNLYLNPGSVSIPKAGSTHSYMILENSSAEWKTMDGSIYHEMKL; encoded by the coding sequence ATGAAACTTATGATTGCATCGGATATCCATGGTTCTGTGTATTACTGCAAAGAAATGCTGGAGGCATATGAAAGAGAACAGGCGGACAGACTGCTTTTGCTGGGAGATATTTTATATCATGGACCCAGAAATGATCTTCCAAAAGATTATGCGCCAAAACAGGTGATCACGATGCTGAACGACAGAAAACAGCAGATTTTCTGTGTGCGGGGCAACTGCGATACCGAAGTTGACCAGATGGTATTGGAATTTCCGATGATGGCAGATTACTGTATCATCCAGGTGGTCCCGCGGCTGATCTATGCGACGCATGGACACATTCACCATACGGGCAATTTGCCCCCACTGCAGCCGGATGATATTCTCCTGCACGGTCACACCCATATCCCGGCGTGGGAGACTTTTGGAAACCACAACCTTTATCTGAATCCGGGTTCTGTCTCAATTCCCAAAGCCGGCAGCACGCACAGCTATATGATACTGGAGAACAGCAGCGCAGAGTGGAAGACGATGGATGGAAGTATCTATCACGAAATGAAATTGTAA
- a CDS encoding SPFH domain-containing protein, which yields MKEKVLSNRKNGMPALILTVLLYLAAVAGCIFGGIMVSKGMTAAVLIVSIVWLTIGWFPLMGLKVLKPQEALVLTLFGKYTGTLKDAGFYFVNPFSTSVNPAAKTKLNQSGDVDNGEKHPLSLSINGSAINTESVNKKLSLKIMTLNNNRQKINDCLGNPVEIGIAVTWRVVDTAQAVFNVDNYKEYLSLQCDGALRNIVRNYPYDVAPNVDTTGDGIADEGSLRGSSEIVASRIRDEIQKKVTDAGLEVIEARITYLAYAPEIAAVMLQRQQASAIIDARKMIVDGAVGMVEMALERLNENQVVDLDEERKAAMVSNLLVVLCGSHDAQPIVNSGSLY from the coding sequence ATGAAAGAAAAAGTATTATCAAACAGAAAGAATGGGATGCCGGCATTGATTCTTACAGTTTTGCTCTATCTGGCAGCTGTGGCAGGATGCATCTTCGGGGGAATCATGGTCAGCAAAGGGATGACAGCTGCCGTACTGATCGTATCTATTGTTTGGCTGACGATTGGATGGTTTCCGCTGATGGGCCTTAAAGTCCTGAAACCTCAGGAAGCACTGGTTCTGACCTTGTTCGGAAAATATACCGGTACACTCAAAGACGCAGGATTTTACTTTGTCAATCCTTTCAGCACGAGTGTCAATCCGGCAGCCAAAACAAAATTAAATCAAAGCGGCGATGTTGACAACGGAGAAAAACATCCGCTTTCATTATCAATCAATGGCAGTGCAATAAATACCGAAAGTGTTAATAAGAAACTCTCACTGAAAATCATGACTCTGAATAACAACCGTCAGAAAATCAATGACTGTCTCGGCAACCCTGTTGAAATCGGCATCGCTGTGACGTGGAGAGTAGTGGATACTGCACAGGCAGTTTTTAATGTCGACAATTATAAAGAATATCTTTCTCTGCAGTGTGACGGGGCTCTCAGAAATATCGTACGTAATTATCCTTACGATGTAGCGCCGAATGTCGATACCACAGGAGATGGCATCGCGGATGAGGGAAGTCTCAGAGGTTCCAGCGAGATCGTGGCTTCGCGCATCCGGGATGAGATACAGAAAAAAGTAACGGATGCAGGTCTTGAAGTGATCGAAGCCCGTATTACTTATCTGGCTTATGCCCCTGAGATCGCTGCTGTAATGCTTCAAAGGCAGCAGGCTTCTGCGATCATTGATGCCCGAAAGATGATCGTCGACGGTGCTGTCGGCATGGTAGAAATGGCGCTGGAACGCCTGAATGAAAATCAAGTGGTAGATTTAGATGAAGAGAGAAAGGCTGCAATGGTATCTAATCTTCTGGTTGTGCTCTGTGGCAGCCATGATGCACAGCCCATCGTGAATTCGGGCAGTCTGTATTAA
- a CDS encoding PTS ascorbate transporter subunit IIC encodes MADAKKKQIPLRLSVKLYDALAAWAEDDFRSVNGQIEYLLTECVRQRKKNGKYVSEHLDEPIELDIE; translated from the coding sequence ATGGCAGATGCAAAGAAAAAACAGATACCGCTGAGACTTTCGGTAAAGTTGTATGATGCCCTCGCAGCCTGGGCAGAAGATGACTTCCGTTCCGTGAATGGACAGATCGAGTATTTGCTTACAGAATGTGTACGTCAGCGGAAAAAGAACGGAAAATATGTATCTGAGCATTTAGATGAACCCATTGAATTGGATATTGAATAA
- the leuS gene encoding leucine--tRNA ligase yields the protein MAVPYNHRAIETKWRENWEKHPVNVDDGKKEKYYCLDMFPYPSGNGLHVGHWRGYVISDVWSRYKILNGYYLIHPMGWDAFGLPAENYAIKMGVHPARSTAENVSNIKKQINDIAAIYDWDMEVNTTDPEFYKWTQWIFVKMFKEGLAYEKEFPINWCPSCKTGLANEEVVNGRCERCGEEVTKKNLRQWMLKITAYADRLLNDLDKLDWPEKVKKMQSDWIGKSYGAEVDFPVDGRDEKITVYTTRPDTLYGATFMVLAPEHSLAASLATEDQRAKVEKYICDASMKSNVDRLQDKEKTGVFTGSYAINPLNGEKTPIWLSDYVLADYGTGAIMCVPAHDDRDFEFAKKFDIPIVQVIAKDGVEIENMTEAYTEAAGTMINSGEWNGMESAVLKKEAPHIIEERGLGKATVNYKLRDWVFSRQRYWGEPIPIIHCPKCGNVPVPEEELPLRLPEVDSYEPTGTGESPLAGIDEWVNCKCPVCGADAKRETNTMPQWAGSSWYFLRYVDSKNTEELVSKEKAHKYLPVDMYIGGVEHAVLHLLYSRFYTKFLYDIGAVDFEEPFTKLFNQGMITGKNGIKMSKSKGNVVSPDDLVRDYGCDSLRMYELFVGPPELDAEWDDRGIDGVYRFLNRFWKLAADSFEAGVAETKEMVKLRHKLVFDITQRLESFSLNTVISGFMEYNNKFIELAKKTGGIDKETMETFIVLLAPFAPHITEELWEVYGHAESVFESRWPKHDEEAMKDDEIEIPVQINGKTRGVVSVPADVSKEDAIAAGKEVIADKLTGNIVKEIYVPGKIINIVQK from the coding sequence ATGGCAGTACCTTATAACCACAGAGCGATCGAGACAAAGTGGCGCGAAAACTGGGAGAAACATCCCGTGAATGTTGATGACGGAAAAAAAGAAAAGTATTATTGTCTGGATATGTTTCCGTATCCGTCCGGAAACGGGCTTCATGTCGGACATTGGAGAGGATATGTAATTTCCGATGTGTGGAGCCGTTACAAGATACTGAACGGCTACTACCTGATTCATCCGATGGGATGGGATGCATTCGGACTGCCGGCAGAGAATTATGCCATTAAGATGGGCGTTCATCCGGCCAGGTCCACGGCAGAGAATGTCAGCAATATCAAAAAGCAGATCAATGACATTGCTGCGATCTATGACTGGGATATGGAAGTCAACACGACGGACCCTGAATTCTATAAATGGACCCAGTGGATTTTCGTGAAAATGTTCAAAGAAGGACTGGCATACGAAAAAGAGTTTCCGATCAACTGGTGTCCGTCCTGCAAGACAGGCCTTGCCAACGAAGAAGTGGTAAACGGCAGGTGTGAACGCTGCGGGGAAGAGGTGACGAAGAAAAATCTGCGCCAGTGGATGCTGAAGATTACCGCATATGCGGACCGTCTGCTGAATGACCTGGATAAGCTTGACTGGCCGGAAAAAGTTAAGAAGATGCAGTCTGACTGGATCGGCAAATCCTACGGCGCGGAAGTTGATTTCCCGGTTGACGGACGCGACGAGAAGATCACGGTGTATACGACAAGACCGGATACACTTTACGGTGCGACCTTTATGGTACTGGCTCCGGAACATTCGCTGGCGGCTTCGCTGGCGACAGAAGATCAGAGGGCGAAAGTAGAAAAATACATCTGCGATGCGTCCATGAAATCAAACGTTGACAGGCTTCAGGATAAAGAAAAGACAGGCGTATTTACCGGAAGCTATGCCATCAATCCGCTGAACGGTGAAAAGACTCCGATCTGGCTGTCTGATTACGTATTGGCAGACTACGGTACCGGTGCGATTATGTGTGTTCCGGCACATGACGACCGTGACTTTGAGTTTGCGAAGAAATTTGACATTCCGATCGTTCAGGTTATCGCAAAGGACGGCGTGGAGATCGAAAACATGACGGAGGCTTACACGGAGGCCGCGGGAACCATGATCAATTCCGGTGAATGGAATGGCATGGAGTCCGCAGTGCTGAAAAAAGAGGCACCACATATTATCGAAGAGCGTGGTCTTGGAAAAGCCACTGTGAATTACAAGCTGCGTGACTGGGTATTCTCCAGACAGCGTTACTGGGGAGAACCGATTCCGATCATTCACTGCCCGAAGTGCGGCAATGTGCCGGTTCCGGAAGAAGAACTCCCGCTTCGCCTGCCGGAGGTAGATTCCTATGAGCCGACAGGAACAGGAGAGTCACCGCTAGCCGGCATCGATGAATGGGTGAACTGCAAATGTCCGGTCTGCGGCGCAGATGCAAAACGCGAGACAAATACCATGCCTCAGTGGGCAGGTTCCTCCTGGTACTTCCTGCGCTATGTGGACAGCAAAAACACAGAAGAACTCGTATCCAAAGAAAAGGCACATAAATACCTGCCGGTTGATATGTATATCGGCGGTGTGGAACACGCTGTTCTTCATCTGCTGTATTCCAGGTTCTATACAAAATTCCTGTATGACATCGGGGCTGTTGATTTTGAAGAACCGTTCACAAAACTGTTTAACCAGGGCATGATCACCGGAAAAAATGGTATTAAGATGAGCAAGTCCAAGGGAAATGTCGTATCACCGGATGATCTTGTGCGTGATTACGGATGTGATTCCCTGCGTATGTATGAACTGTTTGTAGGTCCGCCTGAACTTGATGCCGAGTGGGATGACCGTGGAATCGACGGTGTCTACCGTTTCCTGAACCGTTTCTGGAAGCTGGCAGCCGACAGTTTTGAAGCCGGTGTTGCCGAGACGAAGGAGATGGTAAAACTGCGCCATAAGCTGGTATTTGACATTACGCAGCGTCTGGAGAGCTTCAGCCTGAATACGGTAATCTCCGGTTTCATGGAATATAACAATAAGTTTATCGAACTGGCAAAGAAGACAGGCGGTATTGATAAAGAAACGATGGAGACATTCATCGTCCTGCTCGCTCCATTTGCACCGCATATCACAGAAGAGCTGTGGGAAGTGTACGGGCATGCGGAATCTGTATTTGAGAGCCGCTGGCCGAAGCACGATGAAGAAGCCATGAAGGACGATGAGATCGAAATTCCGGTTCAGATCAACGGAAAGACCAGAGGCGTGGTATCCGTTCCTGCTGATGTCTCAAAAGAAGACGCCATCGCCGCCGGCAAGGAAGTGATTGCGGACAAGCTGACCGGGAATATCGTGAAAGAGATCTATGTTCCCGGTAAGATCATTAACATCGTGCAGAAATAA
- a CDS encoding CvpA family protein has translation MKRKGKIIIAIIIILLAGIYYYVTLPAVNIHASGFWLFIILLAVIVLAAYILRKRMYTPQELKHSGIVKILGGIALVIVAAYLIGSILSSPIINANKYQKLVSPETRNFTEDIEQISYNQIPLLDKDSAELLGNRKMGNMVDMVSQFEVSSIYSQINYNGDPVRVSPLEYASPIKWLTNQSEGIPAYIKIDMATQDTELVRLDKPIRYSESEYFNRNIYRHLRFKFPTYIFDQLSFEIDDDGVPYWVCPVKKYNIGLFGGQTIGRVVLCNAQTGETIDYAIEDCPSWIDRAYPADLLIELYNYHGKLVNGFFNSIFGQKGCLKTTDGYNYLAMDDDVWVYTGITSVSSDQSNVGFVLMNQRTMETRYYEVNGAEEYSAMASAEGQVQNLGYHAAFPLLLNTHNEPTYLIALKDDAGLVKKYAMVNIQKYQIVAIGDTVSACEENYIRLLGSSGITADEDGTYESETVKGTISRMAQSVIDGNSHFYVVLENDGKIYDVPVVDFMEIVGYDVGDSIELEYVEGDPVCTVMNILS, from the coding sequence ATGAAAAGAAAAGGCAAAATAATCATTGCAATCATCATTATTCTTTTGGCCGGTATTTATTACTATGTGACACTGCCGGCTGTCAATATTCATGCGTCTGGATTCTGGCTGTTTATTATCCTTCTGGCGGTGATCGTGCTGGCAGCATATATCCTTCGGAAACGGATGTATACACCCCAGGAGCTAAAGCACAGTGGTATTGTGAAAATACTGGGAGGCATTGCCCTGGTGATCGTAGCTGCATATCTGATCGGCAGTATCCTGTCGTCACCGATCATTAATGCAAATAAATATCAGAAGCTGGTATCACCGGAAACACGTAACTTTACCGAGGATATCGAACAGATCAGCTATAATCAGATTCCCCTTCTTGATAAGGACAGCGCGGAACTTCTTGGAAACAGGAAAATGGGAAATATGGTGGATATGGTTTCTCAGTTTGAAGTCAGCAGCATTTATTCACAGATTAATTATAACGGTGATCCGGTGCGCGTAAGTCCTCTGGAATATGCAAGTCCGATCAAATGGCTGACGAATCAGTCGGAAGGAATCCCGGCGTATATTAAAATTGATATGGCGACTCAGGATACGGAGCTCGTACGTCTGGATAAACCGATCAGATATTCTGAATCTGAATATTTTAACCGGAACATATACCGGCACCTGCGTTTTAAATTTCCAACGTATATCTTTGACCAGCTCAGCTTTGAGATTGATGATGATGGCGTCCCGTACTGGGTGTGTCCGGTGAAAAAATACAATATCGGTCTCTTCGGCGGTCAGACAATCGGTCGTGTTGTTCTGTGTAATGCACAGACCGGTGAGACGATCGATTACGCGATCGAAGACTGTCCGAGCTGGATTGACCGTGCATATCCCGCCGACCTGCTGATCGAACTTTACAATTATCACGGAAAGCTGGTAAATGGTTTCTTTAACAGTATCTTTGGACAGAAAGGATGTCTTAAGACAACTGACGGATACAACTATCTGGCGATGGATGATGATGTCTGGGTCTATACCGGCATTACGTCTGTCAGCAGTGACCAGTCCAATGTAGGATTTGTTCTGATGAATCAGAGGACCATGGAAACCAGGTACTATGAGGTGAACGGGGCGGAAGAATATTCTGCAATGGCATCGGCGGAAGGACAGGTACAGAATCTGGGTTATCATGCGGCATTTCCGCTTCTGCTCAACACCCACAATGAGCCGACGTACCTGATCGCGCTGAAGGACGATGCAGGTCTGGTGAAAAAATATGCGATGGTTAATATTCAGAAGTATCAGATCGTAGCTATCGGAGACACGGTTTCCGCGTGTGAAGAGAATTATATCAGACTCCTCGGAAGCAGCGGAATCACCGCTGACGAAGACGGCACGTATGAGTCTGAGACCGTCAAGGGGACCATCAGCCGGATGGCGCAGAGTGTCATAGATGGTAATTCACACTTCTATGTGGTGCTTGAGAATGACGGCAAGATCTATGATGTGCCGGTTGTGGATTTCATGGAGATTGTCGGTTACGACGTGGGTGATTCGATCGAACTGGAATATGTGGAAGGCGATCCCGTGTGCACGGTCATGAATATCCTTTCGTAA
- a CDS encoding elongation factor G: protein MDIYRTDRIRNVVLLGHGGAGKTTLVEAMAYLSGMTNRLGKVSDGNTVSDFDKEEIKRGFSISTSVVPIQWDKMKLNILDTPGFFDFVGEAEEAVAAADAAVIVVSGKSGVQVGTQKAWDLCEKYKLPRMIFVTEMDIDNVSYREVVESLTELYGKRIAPLHMPIRENEKFVGYINIVKNKGRRYIEKDKKEECEIPEYSQEYLEKYREILLESVAETSEEFMDRYFGGEEFSVAEISAALAMNVHEGSLVPVCMGSPVNLQGVSNLLDDICGYFPSPKERERAGIIKNTSEIYEANYDFTKAKSATIFKTIVDPFIGKYSMIKVCSGVIKSNDVLYNVDEEIEEKLNKLYVLEGNKPIEVPELHAGDIGAIGKLNSKTGDSLATKATPVMYGKPEMSVPYTYKRYKTPNKGDVDKISQALSKMMQEDLTIRSENDSLNHQTLLYGMGDQHLDIIVSKLKERYKVDIELSKPKVAFRETIRKSSDVEGKYKKQSGGHGQYGHVKMKFEPSGDLETPCVFEQIVVGGAVPKNYFPAVEKGLQESVLKGPLAAYPVVGVKAVLYDGSYHPVDSSEMAFKMATIMAFKKGFMDASPVLLEPIVTMKVSVPDKYTGDVMGDLNKRRGRVLGMNPDHNGNQVIEADVPMLEIYGYSTVLRSMTGGSGDFSYEFARYEQAPSDVQAREIEARAVKESDSED from the coding sequence ATGGACATTTACAGAACAGACCGAATCAGAAATGTTGTCCTGCTGGGACATGGAGGCGCTGGTAAAACAACTTTAGTAGAAGCAATGGCTTACTTATCCGGCATGACAAACCGACTGGGAAAAGTGTCTGACGGAAATACAGTCAGCGATTTTGATAAAGAAGAGATTAAACGCGGATTTTCAATTTCTACATCAGTAGTTCCGATACAGTGGGATAAAATGAAACTTAATATTCTGGACACTCCCGGCTTTTTTGATTTTGTCGGGGAGGCAGAGGAAGCTGTTGCGGCAGCGGATGCTGCCGTTATCGTAGTATCCGGTAAATCAGGTGTACAGGTGGGAACACAGAAAGCGTGGGATCTGTGTGAAAAATATAAACTCCCCAGAATGATTTTTGTAACGGAGATGGATATTGACAATGTCAGCTACCGTGAGGTTGTAGAAAGCCTGACAGAGTTATACGGCAAGAGGATTGCTCCGCTGCATATGCCGATCCGTGAAAACGAAAAATTTGTCGGCTATATCAATATCGTGAAAAATAAAGGCCGCAGATATATTGAAAAGGATAAAAAAGAAGAGTGTGAGATTCCGGAATACTCCCAGGAATATCTGGAAAAATATCGTGAAATCCTTCTGGAATCGGTTGCTGAAACAAGCGAAGAGTTTATGGACCGCTATTTTGGCGGTGAAGAATTCTCAGTTGCAGAGATTTCTGCCGCGCTGGCAATGAATGTTCATGAAGGAAGCCTCGTTCCGGTATGTATGGGTTCACCGGTCAATCTTCAGGGGGTATCTAACCTTCTTGATGATATCTGCGGATACTTCCCGAGCCCGAAAGAAAGAGAACGTGCCGGTATCATTAAGAATACCAGTGAGATATATGAAGCAAATTATGACTTTACCAAGGCTAAATCAGCGACCATCTTCAAAACGATTGTCGATCCGTTCATTGGTAAATATTCTATGATCAAAGTCTGCTCCGGTGTCATTAAATCGAATGATGTCCTCTATAATGTAGATGAAGAAATAGAAGAAAAACTAAACAAACTATACGTTCTTGAAGGCAATAAACCGATCGAAGTACCGGAGCTGCATGCAGGAGATATAGGAGCGATCGGAAAACTGAATTCTAAAACAGGGGATTCACTGGCGACAAAAGCCACGCCTGTCATGTATGGAAAACCTGAAATGTCGGTACCATATACATACAAAAGATATAAGACACCTAATAAAGGTGATGTGGATAAGATATCACAGGCATTGTCCAAAATGATGCAGGAAGACCTGACGATTCGTTCTGAAAACGATTCTCTGAATCATCAGACACTGCTATATGGAATGGGTGATCAGCATCTGGACATCATCGTGAGCAAACTCAAAGAACGCTATAAGGTCGATATTGAACTGTCAAAACCAAAAGTTGCGTTCCGCGAGACAATCCGAAAATCTTCTGACGTAGAAGGCAAATACAAAAAACAATCCGGTGGACATGGACAGTACGGACATGTTAAAATGAAATTTGAACCGTCAGGTGATCTTGAGACTCCGTGTGTATTTGAGCAGATCGTAGTCGGAGGAGCTGTTCCGAAGAATTACTTCCCGGCAGTAGAAAAAGGACTGCAGGAATCCGTATTGAAAGGGCCGCTTGCAGCATATCCTGTGGTCGGTGTGAAAGCAGTACTTTATGATGGATCTTACCATCCTGTCGACTCATCAGAAATGGCATTTAAGATGGCGACGATCATGGCCTTCAAAAAAGGTTTTATGGATGCATCACCAGTGCTTCTGGAGCCGATTGTAACCATGAAAGTGTCTGTTCCCGACAAATATACCGGAGACGTTATGGGCGACCTGAATAAGCGCAGGGGACGTGTGCTTGGGATGAATCCTGATCACAACGGCAACCAGGTGATCGAAGCAGACGTACCGATGCTGGAGATCTACGGATATTCAACTGTCCTGCGTTCCATGACCGGTGGAAGCGGAGACTTCTCTTATGAATTTGCACGTTATGAGCAGGCACCTTCCGATGTTCAGGCACGTGAGATTGAAGCAAGAGCTGTCAAGGAGAGTGATTCCGAAGACTGA
- the aroF gene encoding 3-deoxy-7-phosphoheptulonate synthase: MIIVMKPGAPQSAVDSVKHAVAEKGLETHLSQGKEVTIIGVVGNKNLLCNENIELMPFVDKIVPITESYKLTNKKFHPSPSRVQVGDVEIGPDTLTVMAGPCAVETEEQLMTIARAVKKAGAQFVRGGAYKPRTSPYSFQGLEEEGLKYMAAAREETGLKTICEVISADAINAAVKYVDMIQIGARNMQNFQLLREAGKSGLPVLLKRGLAATIDEWLNAAEYIISEGNPDVVLCERGIRTFETATRNTLDLSAVPVIKEKSHLPVIVDPSHATGVYSYVGPLAKAAVACGADGLMIEVHNDPAHALSDGPQSLTFDNFDRLMNDLTDYIRLAERKL, encoded by the coding sequence ATGATCATCGTAATGAAACCAGGTGCACCGCAAAGTGCCGTGGATAGCGTCAAACATGCCGTGGCAGAAAAAGGCCTTGAGACCCATCTCTCCCAGGGAAAAGAAGTCACGATCATCGGCGTAGTCGGCAACAAGAATCTTTTATGTAACGAAAATATCGAGCTTATGCCTTTTGTTGATAAAATCGTGCCTATCACCGAGAGCTACAAACTGACAAATAAAAAGTTTCATCCATCTCCTTCCCGTGTTCAGGTTGGCGATGTGGAGATCGGACCCGACACACTCACAGTCATGGCTGGACCCTGCGCAGTTGAAACTGAGGAACAGCTGATGACGATCGCACGTGCCGTAAAAAAAGCAGGCGCTCAGTTTGTCCGCGGCGGCGCCTATAAGCCGAGGACTTCTCCGTATTCTTTCCAGGGTCTGGAAGAAGAAGGCCTGAAATACATGGCCGCCGCCCGCGAAGAGACCGGACTCAAGACCATCTGTGAAGTTATCAGTGCAGATGCTATCAATGCAGCTGTAAAGTATGTCGATATGATTCAGATCGGTGCACGCAATATGCAGAATTTCCAGCTTCTGCGTGAAGCCGGGAAATCCGGACTTCCTGTTCTTTTAAAACGCGGACTCGCCGCAACAATTGATGAATGGCTGAATGCTGCAGAATACATTATATCCGAAGGCAATCCTGATGTTGTGCTCTGTGAGCGTGGAATCCGGACTTTTGAGACAGCAACCAGAAATACGCTTGATCTGAGTGCAGTTCCTGTCATTAAAGAGAAATCCCACCTTCCTGTCATTGTAGACCCAAGCCATGCAACAGGTGTTTACTCTTATGTCGGACCGCTTGCAAAAGCCGCTGTAGCCTGCGGTGCAGACGGATTAATGATCGAGGTACACAACGATCCCGCACATGCACTCTCAGATGGCCCTCAGTCTCTGACTTTTGATAATTTTGACCGTCTGATGAATGATCTGACGGACTACATCAGACTTGCGGAAAGGAAACTGTAG